A single region of the Candidatus Kryptoniota bacterium genome encodes:
- a CDS encoding outer membrane protein transport protein, whose product MACTRRLMALIAVMCLSTSAAFASGYQLNEHGARAVSMGGAFVARAWDPSAIYFNPAGLSYVKGFNIMVGGTLILPSTTFTGPYPNNTESKMNPLSFFPPNAYITYNFGNGLAAGIGAYTPEGLGTDWPTNWVGRFIITKINLQSFNINPTVSYSYQDVVSVGIGFDYALGNVTLERVANTPFSDSTGTPITPFVHMDGSAKGTGFNFGLMVKPIDNISIGFSYRSKIDYKVDNGTATFSNAGILASQLPGGAVSTSVPFPETWYLGIAYKGENYSIEADYQYVAWSAYQQLTLAFKTVTTLQQNLSITGDYGNTYIMRVGGEYLLNDMWSLRGGVFYDKNPIPDAYDLPLLPDADRLGLNLGVGVNVTKNISVDASYMFLPFKQRTITTSAFGFNGTYNTTASLIGVDVTYQF is encoded by the coding sequence GTGGCTTGCACAAGAAGACTAATGGCACTTATTGCCGTTATGTGTTTGAGTACCTCGGCGGCTTTCGCCAGCGGTTATCAGCTTAACGAACACGGTGCCAGGGCTGTTTCAATGGGAGGCGCTTTCGTAGCGCGGGCTTGGGACCCGTCCGCGATCTATTTCAACCCAGCGGGACTGAGTTACGTCAAAGGATTCAATATCATGGTCGGGGGGACCCTCATCCTTCCAAGCACGACATTTACCGGGCCTTATCCGAACAATACCGAATCGAAGATGAATCCGCTTTCGTTCTTTCCGCCTAACGCCTACATAACCTACAATTTCGGTAACGGGCTGGCGGCGGGAATCGGCGCTTACACGCCTGAAGGTCTAGGCACCGATTGGCCGACGAACTGGGTCGGCAGGTTCATCATTACGAAAATCAACCTCCAGTCGTTCAACATCAACCCGACTGTTTCATATTCGTACCAGGATGTCGTTTCAGTCGGAATCGGTTTCGATTACGCGCTCGGTAACGTCACACTTGAACGAGTTGCGAATACTCCATTCAGCGATTCAACCGGTACACCGATTACGCCGTTCGTCCACATGGACGGAAGCGCGAAAGGAACCGGCTTCAATTTCGGACTTATGGTGAAACCGATCGATAATATCTCCATAGGGTTTTCTTACCGAAGTAAGATCGATTACAAAGTCGATAATGGTACGGCGACTTTTTCAAACGCAGGGATTCTTGCCAGCCAGCTTCCCGGCGGAGCAGTATCGACATCGGTGCCATTTCCGGAAACCTGGTATCTTGGCATAGCCTATAAGGGGGAGAACTATTCTATCGAAGCCGACTACCAGTACGTCGCATGGAGCGCTTATCAGCAGCTGACGCTCGCCTTCAAGACTGTTACTACTCTCCAGCAAAACCTGTCGATAACCGGCGACTACGGCAATACTTACATCATGCGCGTCGGCGGAGAGTATTTGCTGAACGATATGTGGTCGCTGCGGGGCGGAGTATTCTACGATAAGAATCCCATCCCGGATGCGTACGATCTCCCTTTGCTCCCCGATGCGGACCGACTCGGTCTCAATCTGGGTGTCGGAGTTAACGTCACGAAAAATATTTCCGTTGACGCTTCATATATGTTCCTTCCATTTAAGCAGAGGACGATCACTACCTCCGCGTTCGGCTTCAACGGGACGTACAACACGACTGCAAGTTTGATCGGCGTCGACGTGACGTACCAGTTTTAG
- a CDS encoding SGNH/GDSL hydrolase family protein yields the protein MKSFELSFKSILMLTVAAFVFGSCGDFKKSSVVTPPSLGSVDFTRFVSLGNSLTAGYQSGALYESAQKYSFPAQIARQAGVADSAFQQPLISEPGIGGRMKILNLNGPVIGTDPPDAGTPLNTLLSRPYNNLGVPGAVLFDLTDTASFAGKAMPPRSNPFFQIVLRSSGFGSSPVAQASALHPTFMTVWIGANDVLGYATSGGTVGTMGPGSGPTDVPTFSYLYNQTMSAVLSGASGAKIAVANIPDVTGIPFFTTIPDSFPNPQTGKAIGPFIVERHHADGTLHAEPINARTDYILLTAIDSLNAKVGVPAPYGTGRPLPDEYVLDSSEVATVETAIDGYNAAIANFASNNSAKVVLVDAHTALQNFAKYGFVGQGVVLNASYISGGFFGLDGVHPTSQGYAYVANIFIGAINQHFGSNISLVPISSVPSSIVLGKRTAQEIMWPEIHYSDLRQMLGLIQQNGSR from the coding sequence ATGAAAAGTTTTGAATTGAGTTTTAAATCGATATTGATGTTGACTGTGGCTGCCTTTGTGTTTGGGTCATGCGGCGACTTCAAGAAGTCAAGCGTTGTGACCCCGCCTTCTCTTGGCAGCGTAGATTTCACCCGATTCGTTTCGCTTGGCAACTCGTTAACAGCGGGATACCAGAGCGGTGCGCTGTATGAATCCGCGCAGAAATACAGCTTTCCGGCGCAAATCGCCCGCCAGGCAGGAGTAGCGGATTCGGCGTTTCAGCAGCCGCTCATAAGCGAACCCGGAATCGGTGGACGCATGAAAATTCTTAACCTTAACGGACCTGTCATCGGCACCGATCCGCCAGACGCAGGAACACCTCTCAACACGCTCCTGTCAAGACCCTACAACAATCTCGGAGTCCCGGGAGCAGTCCTCTTCGACCTTACCGACACAGCGAGTTTCGCCGGCAAAGCAATGCCGCCCAGGAGCAACCCGTTCTTCCAAATTGTTCTAAGGAGCTCGGGCTTCGGAAGCAGCCCCGTAGCGCAAGCGTCGGCTCTCCATCCGACTTTCATGACCGTTTGGATCGGTGCCAACGATGTTCTTGGCTACGCGACTTCCGGAGGTACTGTCGGGACGATGGGACCAGGCTCAGGACCGACCGACGTGCCGACATTTTCGTATTTGTACAATCAGACAATGAGCGCGGTCCTTTCGGGTGCTTCAGGCGCGAAGATTGCCGTTGCGAATATTCCGGACGTAACAGGAATCCCCTTCTTCACCACGATCCCCGACAGTTTCCCGAATCCGCAGACCGGAAAAGCTATCGGGCCGTTCATTGTCGAACGGCATCATGCCGACGGCACTCTGCACGCAGAACCGATCAACGCACGTACGGATTACATACTGCTGACCGCCATCGATTCGTTGAACGCCAAGGTGGGAGTGCCAGCTCCTTATGGCACAGGGCGACCGCTTCCCGATGAGTACGTACTCGATTCGTCGGAGGTTGCCACCGTCGAGACTGCGATCGATGGTTATAATGCGGCAATAGCCAACTTCGCATCCAACAATTCCGCCAAAGTAGTTCTGGTGGACGCTCACACAGCGCTTCAGAATTTTGCAAAGTATGGCTTCGTCGGACAGGGAGTAGTGTTGAACGCAAGTTATATAAGCGGAGGCTTCTTCGGACTCGACGGTGTCCACCCGACATCGCAAGGTTATGCGTACGTTGCAAACATCTTCATCGGCGCAATCAATCAGCATTTTGGCTCGAACATTTCTCTTGTGCCGATTTCCAGCGTGCCGAGTTCAATCGTGCTCGGTAAGAGAACTGCGCAAGAGATCATGTGGCCGGAGATTCATTACTCCGACCTGAGACAAATGCTCGGGCTGATCCAGCAGAACGGCAGCCGTTAG